The genomic segment GGGAGATCGACTCGACCGGTGTGCTGCTCGAGCCGCTGCAGCGTGGGGTGGTCGCCGACGTGCCGCTGCTGGTGGGTTCCGATCTCAAGTCGTGGCCGGCCGGCGCACAGCTTCGCGACCCGCGCGTCGAGCGGGGGCTGGCATGGATGCGCGCGCTGTCGCGCAACGAACTTCAGCTCGGCGGCAACGTGTCCGAGATCGACGTTTCCGACGGCGAGGCGACCTCGCTGATGCTGCTGACCGGCACCCGGGTGCTGGCCCCCGCGTGGCCGCCCGAATTGCGCAGGCTCTCGGCGTTGCGCGCCGTGCTCATGGACATTCAGCATCGCGGAGCGCGCGCGGACGAGGTGGATGTCCGCTTCGACCGCCAGGTCATCGTGCGACCGGCGCTCGTCGAGGCTCCGCCGAATCTCGAACTGACTTCGAATTCAACTTCCGGGAGGTGAGACCCTTCATGCCGCCGCAGACCCGCACCTACGTCGGACTCGACATCGGCACCACCAAGATTTCCTGCATCATCGCCGAGGCCAAGGGCCCCGGCGAAGTCAGCATCATGGGGGTCG from the Candidatus Eisenbacteria bacterium genome contains:
- a CDS encoding FtsQ-type POTRA domain-containing protein, producing MPTYQGRALNREPRSRRPLVRLVRLGQVLGVLTALALLLQMPWSVLRKRFAVVDHVRVRGAHYLDPVAVAEAAGVRKGDDLIAFDPRRARQSLRLHSRIADARVSRLLRDVVIEVNEREPVLLVQHGAPWEIDSTGVLLEPLQRGVVADVPLLVGSDLKSWPAGAQLRDPRVERGLAWMRALSRNELQLGGNVSEIDVSDGEATSLMLLTGTRVLAPAWPPELRRLSALRAVLMDIQHRGARADEVDVRFDRQVIVRPALVEAPPNLELTSNSTSGR